The window ATCCTGCAAAAGCTAACCTCACGGTTACCAACGTTCTCATGCTCATCTGCATCAATCGGATCACTGCAGCAGCTTCAACTGGCAGATGAGAACTATTCAACACCTGGACCTATCAACATAATTATCGGAGCTGACAACTACGGGAAAATCATCGGCAACgggattgaaaaatccaacgatGATCAATTAGTTGGCCAACTAACAACATTCGGATGGATAATATCGGGTCCATTATGCAACACAACGTCTTCAACGAGGACCTCCTTATCCGCGGCAAGGGGATCTTCCAACGAACAATTAACGGAGCTTCTACAAAGATTCTGGGTCCAGGAAGAACCACCAATCTCAACAAATCCAACCAACGAGCTCACACCAGACGAATTAGAGTGTGAAGAACACTTTCAACGCACTCATCAGCGAGACACGTCTGGGCGCTACATTGTGCGACTGCCACTTCGCACATCAACAGCAGCGCTCGGAGAATCGAGGAATAAAGCGCTTCGTCAGCTCCAGTCGGTGAAACGAAGACTAAACGCTAATCCTGACTACAGCAAACTCTACTATGACTTTATCAACGAATACGAAGCACTTGATCACATGCGACGTATACAACAAATATCAGAACCAGCAACAAACTACTACCTGCCACATCATGGGGTTCTGAGGGAAGATTCGCTAACCACGAAGCTTCGAGTAGTCTTCAACGGCTCCAACAAGACATCAACGGGTATCTCACTCAACGACATCCTCCACGCGGGCGGAAAGCTTCAAGTGGATGCAATGGATGTACTAACATGGTTGAGACGACATCGACTCGTCTTCGGCACCGACATCGTTAAGATGTTTCGACAAATCAACGTACACCCTGACGATTGGAATCTTCAACGCATTCTTTGGATAGACAACAATCAACAACTTGTGACATACCAACTAACAACGGTCACATATGGACAGAAATGCTCTCCATGGCTCTCTTTGAGAGTTCTTCAACAACTCGTCAACGATGAAGGTCAACGATTCCCTGCAGCAGTGCTACCGCTAACTAAAGGCCGCTATGTCGACGACATTTACGGTGGAGCGGACTCTGAGGGAGAATTCAAAGAAATGATAATCCAACTTCAACAGATCTGCCAGGCGGGCGGATTTCCACTTCAAAAGTGGACCAGTAATCGCCCAGAGATACTCCAACAGCTCAACTTGTCAACGGGACCGGCAGGTACAGTGCAATTCGAGGAAGCAGTCATCAAAACGCTCGGATTGTGCTGGCATCCAGCAAcagatttatttcaatataaatcTAGAACATTCAACTCAACGAGCTTCACCAAGAGGGTACTGCTATCGGAAATAGCTCAAATTTTCGATCCTCTTGGATTCATCGCACCAGTCATTGTTCGAGGAAAAATACTCATCCAAGAACTATGGCTGCTTAAACTCGCTTGGGATGATCAACTTCCACTCGACTATGTTCGAAGGTGGAAAGAGTTCAGGGAGGAACTCACGCAACTAAATCAACTGTCCATCCCAAGATGGCTAAATCTATCTCCAACGACTACCAACGTACAAATACATGGATTTGCCGACGCATCAACAGCTGCCATGGGAGCAGTCGTTTATCTACGAGTTCAACGAGACAACGAAACACCAACAATCAGCTTGGTGTGTGCAAAAACAAGAGTTGCACCACTGAAAAAGCTGACGATTCCACGCCTGGAGCTAACCGCGGCCCTTCTGCTAACAAAAATTGTCAGCTGGGCACAACGCACATTGGAAATCAACGGAGAGACATACCTttggtctgattcttctgtAGCTTTGGCATGGATCAACAGCCATCCATCGAGATGGAAGGAATTCGTTCACAATAGAGTAACGAAAATCCAGGAAGAGTTACCAACAGCCGTATGGAGACATGTTGGTGGGATTTACAACCCTGCTGACTGTGCTTCACGTGGCATTTCACCGAGTCAACTCAACGAACATCACCTTTGGTGGAAAGGGCCTGACTGGCTAGCAAAACCGCCGTCAGCCTGGCCACAACATACAACCAGTGCTCCAACGGAAGTCTCTCTTGAAGAGAGACCAGCAACAGCTCACCCAGTAGCTGCTGAAGCTAGGCAGCATCCACTGACAGAGTTCCTCAACAGATATTCTACCTTATCAAAAGTATTACAAGTCACCGCAACGATGAATCGAGCCATCCAACGACTTCGACGACAACCAACGCCCGATTCATCAGTATTAACAACGATAGAACTCAACGAAGCGAGGACATTCTGGGTTAAGGTAACACAACACCAATACTTTGAATCTGTGTTTCAGAACTTGAACAGAGATATTCAACTACCTCGCCAACATCCACTGGCCAAGCTCACCCCGAGAATTGATGATCAAGGAATTCTCAGGCTTGGTGGACGACTAAAGAACTCATTGCTTGATCCAGACGAGACTCATCCAATTATCTTACCACGACAATCTCGCCTGACAACGCTCATCATCAACGAAGCTCACCAGAAAACACTCCACGGAGGAGTTCAACTCACCATGGCTCACATCAGACAACGATACTGGATCGTTGGTGGCAGAAAGTCAGTGCACGCAGCAATTCTGCGTTGTGCTGTCTGCACCAGATTCAGGGCAACAAGAGCCCAACAGTTAATGGGTCAACTTCCAACAGCCAGAGCAACGCCTTCAAGACCATTCCTGCATACTGGAGTGGACTATGCAGGGCCACTTCCAATCCTGAAGTGGAGACCAACGAACGCGCAACCATCAACGGTTCATATAGCGGTTTTTGTGTGTTTCACAACCTCAGCTGTTCACCTTGAACTGGTCAACAGACAAACAACGGATGCATTTATCGCAGCATACAAAAGATTTACTGGAAGGCGAGGCATTCCAGCTATCATGTATAGTGACAATGCAACGACATTCGAAGGAGCAGCCAACGAACTCAACAGACTATACAACCAAGAATCTCCAGATAACCAACAAATTAGAGCTGCTCTTGCTTCCAACGGAACCCAGTGGAAATTCATCCCACCAAATGCTCCTCACTTCGGAGGCAAGTGGGAGGCCGCTGTAAAGTCAACGAAGTATCATCTACGACGAGTATTAGGAACAACAACGTTAACATACGAAGAGCTCAACACGATCCTGATACAAATCGAGGCCTGTCTCAACTCAAGGCCTATTGTTCCGATGAGAGATGACCCAGATGACCTTCAGGCTCTTACACCAGGGCATTTCCTCATCGGAGAACCTCTTCAACTACTCCCGGAGCCATCTCAActcaacacaaatatcaacaaacTCACACGATGGAATCTGGTGACCCAGAAAATACAACAATTCTGGTCGAGATGGTCCAGGGAGTGTCTTCAACGTTACCACTCCATCTACAAGTGGAATCAACAGCAACGCAACATCAAGGTGGGAGATATGGTCCTGATGATCAATGATGATCTCCCTCCAGCACGTTGGCCACTGGCGCGAGTCATTGCGGTAAGGCCAGGGCCTGATGGACTAGTGAGAGTCGCAGAACTGCTCACAGCAACACCAGAAGTCCCAACGAATCCAGATGGATCACCATCAACACAGAACATTCGGGTTCAACGACATCAATACACCAGACCGATAGCAAAACTTTGCTTGCTACCAACGGACCCAACACCAGCAGACCAACAAGAGGACAACTAGAGATTACCATCAACAGAGGATTCATCACGCCTGATGAATGCGGGCGGGATGTTTAAACTATAGCTAAAAAACGCCCCCCAACTCGACGACAagtgatcgatgaatttcggatACTTCCGGGGTTCATCGGGTCACTGGTCATCGGTCTCGGTCACCAACTCGAGACCCCCCCCAAATCAGTCTTACAACGTATCTCCAACGTACCGGTCAACATAATTCTACCTTTTCGAATTATTCAACGTCTCTCAACTAAATTTCGAACCTCAACGATCCACGATTTCACACGGGTGAAACTCAACGAACATTGTGCAATTTGTATAGTTTTACACCTAGTGACAATAAAACCACGAAGTTTTTTACAAATTAGTGTCGTGTGCCTTCAATTGCATCTTGCTACACCAATCCCAATTTTTTCCGACGCCCGACCACCCAAAACAACGTTCCTCAACTAAACagatcttatcgaaaaatcgcgtagatgtcttagtttaataattaatcgcggattgttgtttaaattttacatccaattattacataaacaaatggattgacgggacccgccataagacatttgttgtagacaatttgattctttgataatcaagaaatcgcgtttattatttaacgtgtttattattatttcgacaattttaaacattaattatgtaatttaatcaccctctctacccccccccccccaaggtttgtcttgaaattggcaaagattgagagagaaatatcttcccccccccctctctaccactcactagcggaatggaacgtccgtccgtggagaaggggaagcacgcacaccgcttacccgcggcacacggacgtacAGCCGCGCaaagctcgcgccccattggccggtcttttcacccccatatctcgataggggtgcgtcggggcgaaaagtggaaaaggattTTTCGGTTCCAAACCACCCCCCAAACACGCCGGTGCACCCTTCACAATAAGATAAAGAGGACCCTGTATACATAAAAATATAACTATAGAATATAAACctgcatatatatatatatacctaCCTACCtgcatatatatgtataggtTTTTGTTCtatatttgtatttttatgcTTCTCGTGGTGCTGTTTTCCTTTCGAAATTATagttctttgatttttttttcattctttttctatGGGAAAGATGTCACATTGCATTCAGCGCATCTTCGtggcttttatttttcagcgaCGAAATGTCAATGGGCGCCCAAAAAATTCAACGCCAAAATGTCGCCGCGCCAAAAAACCGGCGCCAAAAAAGTGGCGCCAAGACGCCGGCGCCAAAAAGTCGCGTACCGCTAAACTGGCCATCTTGAAAAAACTAGCGCCATCAACGGTAACTAGCGTCGCCAATTGTCAAttcgattttcagaaaaaagtccacTTAGCGCGCCGGGTTATTTGTAAGTCAATAACACTGGGCGCTTTCCATCGTAGGGTACTGCCTAACACAGTATTAAAAAGGAGAACCACGATTGATCAAAACAACACAACAAGACATATGTTAGTTAACACTGTGTCACTCTATGTCCCTTGATGGAAAGTACCAATTGTTACCGGTCAATTCATCACGATAGAACGCCTCAGTACTTCATCAGTGGATTGCAACATTACTCAACCGGAGTATTTAACCTTCTCAATTGATTCAACTGAATATGGTATTCACGATTAAGATCATTTCCACTTGATTCCTCGATCGACCGTTGAATCGGGATAATCTACAATCGAATGTTTTTCGAGTAACTATATCAGCAACGAGTGACTTAATTTCGGAGATTGTACAATATTTTCTccgaaatttgtttattgcttTCTAGAAATGAAGTTTGACACCCATCTATCTATTAACTACTCACTTACATACAATTTTTATGTTCTGAAGTATACATAAAATGCCGGGCGCGCCAAGTGGACTTGTTTCTGAAAATCGAATTGGCAATTGGCGACGCTAGTTACCGTTGGTGGCGCTAGTTTTTTCAAGATGGCCAGTTTAGCAATCACAGATATATTAAAGTCCGCTCACACATGGACATATGAGCGTATGTATCATTTATGTGTTTCAGACTCATTGATCAGACTTGAGCCGACAATTTGCAGAGGGCGTTTTGTTATTTAGCGTTTAGAATGGCGATATGCTATTCATAAATGATCCTGGATTCATTCACTTGAGATATCAGGTTCCTCTTACCAATATGAATTGTGAACGATGTGCTtggcgtattttttatttcaagttttttttttgtaaacaaaagtaaccatatttttttttggaaaataggatcagccactaaaacgtcaacttggcgaaattttttcacaaaagtttttttgtgatttttttatagggTGTATATTTTCTCTAACACGTTCTGACCGTGACGACAGCTGCACGACGAGTGGCGATTTATTGGCCACTTGAGGATCTCCTCGAAGTATTCGGGAGTCCTCGGCCtattttcgtccatttccggGGGGTGATATTCGccttcccctgatccaccgatcgatgcttgGTGGCATCTTCGGTGGCCGAGGGGGGCGGGGAGacgcactacgcaacgtgcgtgtgcgcccatTGTCCTGAGTCGCGTGGTGAACAGTGGACTGCGGCTTGGGGGGGGCGCGCTACGTCACTTCCTCCTTGTGCGTGAGCGTGGTcagtaggggaccgcgggaaggagggggaagACCTACGTCTTCCTATCCTCCAGTGATGATTCTCTCCGATGGTTCTCTCGCTATCCGAGCTCGGCGAGTAGGGGATCGGGGCAGGGGGAAGCACTTATGGGAAGAGGTTCTCCAACGGTGTACAAACGAATAAGTGAATACTAATAGAATAGGCGGCGTGCGGCGGGGCGGTGTCAACATAACCTTTAAGGTtatgttgcctcgtcacaACACATACCTTTTAAAGACAGGGATTTTCCCGATTGGTCATCCCACTGTGCATGTGGGGCGTGATGgtcagcttatatgccctaataataCTATTCCGTGGATAGAAGGTCTTGTGAAATGGCGCTTTTTCCCCcatcgtcaattatttcaccctgttttaccagcAAAAGCCCATGaaaagttactgttccctctccgtcgatcatgctgcgatgatcttgtacaagacaattgccctgATGATAATCCCGCTGATTGCGAATTTTTGGGTACTTGGGTTGCCCCAGAGCTTCGTAAAGCCGTacagaaaatatataaaatattggaaatcaGCGAACCTTGGGAGTATAAGAGAACTACGCGGTATAATCCTGTAAcgcgaacaggtggattatctgccgaatacattaacacttttttgaaaataaaaaaagaggcttcggattggcctgctgagtgCGTTGATAATGAATCAAAGGatagatatattgctgaatatgaggcgcgagaaggtataaaacttgataaggataaaattcaaaagaatgctgGATGAAGAGCAGTAGCtaaactttgtttaaactgtctTTGAGGTACATTTGGGGAGAGAGAAAACgtgacaaaaaaagctattattcgaagACATGAGGAATTGgtaaatataatgtttaatcctgaaattgaagtaacaggacttgttcgTGTTgataacgacactctcttcatgtcctggaaacatttaaacgaagccgcggaaattTGCACCAATGCTAATGTTACATTCTTATCgaaaaaaacaacaagaacgtGTGCTATAATAGCCTTAGTTATCCTGTGGAAAAAACGGTCCTCCAATTAAGCTATTGAATTCTAATTTGATTGACGATGCTTTTGCTATGTGATTTCTGCATAAACTTAATATATGATTGTCTATTCTGGGGATATTTGCCTTATTGTATAATATTAGATTTTTATAAGATTTTGTACGGTTAGACTCTGGGGTTCTGTACATATTTAGACATGCTCTCAGGTAATATCTCTCTAgaattctaattttttccatcaagtGTGCAGGTATGTTGAACCAAATGGGACAAGCATATGTTAATATGGGTGTTCAAAATCCCGCGGTCAATTCAGGATGACCAACCGGACGACCTCGGCCAATCACCcttgaccatcgtaacgagaggtcacgatcgaattcgggatcgttacgatggtcagtaCGCCATCATCATTCGGACAAGACATACGGTGTGTCTTACGGGAAATTCCACCGGGGAATTTTTGGCTACCAACGGATAACCAACGGGGTTAGATCGGCAAACCAACACGGCGGAAAATACAGTCCACTATTAAGTAACGAATAGTTTTTACCACCTCGGAGTGCACACAgtgtatatttatttaaacaaataaatcggAACATTATCACACCACGTGCCAATTATTCGCCATTCCCGGAACTTCCTCACCCACCATCCCATCCGGCCCAAATCATCCCGGAAactcacaataaaataaacattggtccttcgagccggattcgGGAGTGAAGTGTGTGAAGTGCATCGGAAAATTCATCGTGGGAATTCTACGTGGGATAAAGGACGCCGGCCACGCGGTAATCTACGGGGCCCACTTCATAGAACCCACGGACTCGGCGAGGACATCGGCCAAATTCCTCAAGGGATTACACACGGAACAATAGCAACGGGCTTTGTTTACATCGGATTACCCGAGAGGTATCAAGGTCGAACACACCGGGCGCTCAACTCGGCATCGAGCGCGTTATCGATCGACGAGGCGGTCGGTAACTCAGCGGCGGTATACTAACAACAGTCGGTAAATACTTACCAACCAATCGGTAAGTCAACCATCAGCGCCTATACATCCCGGGTCAACGCATGCGCCACCCATCAAATAAGGGATACATAGTTAGTTGGGTCCAAATTTACtaaatttaaattacaatttaaaGGGACACTCATCAGTAACAATGGAACGAGATCCCTCCGAATTATGGACCACGATGATGGAGGAGAATGACCGGATTCTCTCATCGATGGGAATTTCGGAGGATCCCACAACGGAAATTCTCGGCAACGCATCGGAGGAGGCCTCCTCCAAGGAACTGGTATCGGAGCCGGTTACTAAGACTAGGAGGTCTATCACACCTTGGCCCAGTAGTGTGGAAAACCGGATCAGGATCCAACTAACTCGGATGAGATCTCTACGGGAGATCACGGAAAGGCTGCGGAGCGAAGAGGCAGGAGCCCTTCGCTATGATGAGCTCCAATCAAATCGGATCGTGGTAGGGGACACGTGGTCCAAATTCTCGGCCTACCACGAGAAGCTGATTGAGGAATCAGGCGAAGAAGTAATGGACCACCCTTACTTCGCCGAAGATATGTTCGCCCAGGCGGACAGAATCTATCGGAAGGCGATGGATGAGCTAGGCCGCAGAGCGGCCAGTCTCCCACAACGCGGATCGGGAAATCAACAGGGATCCTCAACCAGCCATTTGGAACGATTACAGGTGCCGGAGTTCCACGGCACCTACTCGGAGTGGAGAAACTTCCACGACGCCTACGTATCACTTGTCCACAGCCAGGCCGGCTATTCGGATATGGACAAGATGATACGGCTAAGGAAGGCGCTAAAGGGATCGGCGGCAGAGCTCATCACCAACATCGGGA of the Diachasmimorpha longicaudata isolate KC_UGA_2023 chromosome 20, iyDiaLong2, whole genome shotgun sequence genome contains:
- the LOC135171575 gene encoding uncharacterized protein LOC135171575, with the translated sequence MADDREYEPTQPIEINVEINPVPPIVVNPPETQAPTTQEHEDWATAVETFPSVNISNIKTRKSEIPTMPSTSSTPTQLSTGTANQLEFLEDRILEFNAIDEELRELRASDTTLEELNGHEEYLKDAWTEFAERSQALIANLPADHSYMTGKAFLKTGELKRQTLKRIWKLKGEISTKEKLSAGRTTTTQLKRIDLPIFQGKFSQWKEFADLFQNLVGRKSDMSPAEKLVRLKEALKGPPAELISSFTATDINYEKAWDKLQRHYENPRLIAGHLFNRVLNLRPMAKGDAKAMITNAHIARETVDHLISTAGIPKEDLGEQFVFHLLKRSMEADTRTTWEQRLGTSTNFIPLQDLVNFLESTARGMTPDDQHEPTVHQRPKEKIQRGKSPPRSRVYHAAEATAQRKEPQHIKPADCCAYCSAKHFIGSCPTFLSLSAQKKLEFLATTRLCYNCFGTHLVTRCKCTKSCMKCQNSGPEQPSTSAESGRSTSTQSTKVNENSTASTTSQGIYAPLSQVEESTQRNSVNAEDAKFSHKSTDQRLVLLATAKARAFSKSGFYTIARILIDQGSELSFISESLVHQLQLQRRHSTIELIGIGGKHACSTRGIVAITLQSTKQPFQQVEINAHILQKLTSRLPTFSCSSASIGSLQQLQLADENYSTPGPINIIIGADNYGKIIGNGIEKSNDDQLVGQLTTFGWIISGPLCNTTSSTRTSLSAARGSSNEQLTELLQRFWVQEEPPISTNPTNELTPDELECEEHFQRTHQRDTSGRYIVRLPLRTSTAALGESRNKALRQLQSVKRRLNANPDYSKLYYDFINEYEALDHMRRIQQISEPATNYYLPHHGVLREDSLTTKLRVVFNGSNKTSTGISLNDILHAGGKLQVDAMDVLTWLRRHRLVFGTDIVKMFRQINVHPDDWNLQRILWIDNNQQLVTYQLTTVTYGQKCSPWLSLRVLQQLVNDEGQRFPAAVLPLTKGRYVDDIYGGADSEGEFKEMIIQLQQICQAGGFPLQKWTSNRPEILQQLNLSTGPAGTVQFEEAVIKTLGLCWHPATDLFQYKSRTFNSTSFTKRVLLSEIAQIFDPLGFIAPVIVRGKILIQELWLLKLAWDDQLPLDYVRRWKEFREELTQLNQLSIPRWLNLSPTTTNVQIHGFADASTAAMGAVVYLRVQRDNETPTISLVCAKTRVAPLKKLTIPRLELTAALLLTKIVSWAQRTLEINGETYLWSDSSVALAWINSHPSRWKEFVHNRVTKIQEELPTAVWRHVGGIYNPADCASRGISPSQLNEHHLWWKGPDWLAKPPSAWPQHTTSAPTEVSLEERPATAHPVAAEARQHPLTEFLNRYSTLSKVLQVTATMNRAIQRLRRQPTPDSSVLTTIELNEARTFWVKVTQHQYFESVFQNLNRDIQLPRQHPLAKLTPRIDDQGILRLGGRLKNSLLDPDETHPIILPRQSRLTTLIINEAHQKTLHGGVQLTMAHIRQRYWIVGGRKSVHAAILRCAVCTRFRATRAQQLMGQLPTARATPSRPFLHTGVDYAGPLPILKWRPTNAQPSTVHIAVFVCFTTSAVHLELVNRQTTDAFIAAYKRFTGRRGIPAIMYSDNATTFEGAANELNRLYNQESPDNQQIRAALASNGTQWKFIPPNAPHFGGKWEAAVKSTKYHLRRVLGTTTLTYEELNTILIQIEACLNSRPIVPMRDDPDDLQALTPGHFLIGEPLQLLPEPSQLNTNINKLTRWNLVTQKIQQFWSRWSRECLQRYHSIYKWNQQQRNIKVGDMVLMINDDLPPARWPLARVIAVRPGPDGLVRVAELLTATPEVPTNPDGSPSTQNIRVQRHQYTRPIAKLCLLPTDPTPADQQEDN